ACATTTCATCCAGCCACTGCCGCATCGCAGCATTTACCACTGCCGGAGCTTCCAGGGTGGAAAGGTGGCCGCATCCGGCGACCAGTTCCAGCCTGGCATGTGGAATCTGCCCTGCCACCTCGCGCGCATAATCCGGCGGCGTAATCTCGTCCAGCAGGCCGGTCAAAATCAATGTCGGACAGGAAATACCGGACAGGCCTGCACGATAATCGCGACGGGAGATGATTGCCGCCATCTGGCGCCTGAAAACCGCAACACCGGTGTCGGTCGCCATCTGAACAATCGTATCGCGCAGTTCCGGTTCCAAAGACCTGCCGGCAGCGACCAGCCTGGACAGCAGGATGTCGTAGGTTATGTTCAGATAACGTCCCTCGTCAGCCATCTTGAGCAGGGATTTGCGTCCGGCAAGCTCATCGGCGGTATCGGGTCTGGCCTTGCCGTCAAGCAGCGCCAGCCGGGTCACGCGTTCCGGGGCAACAGCCATGATTTCCAACGCCAGGTAGACACCCATCGACAATCCAGCCAGGGCGAACCGGTCAGGCGCCTGATCCAGGATCTGACACGCGATAGCGTGCATGTCATCTGCACCGGTATGGTCGGCGACAACGACATGGCGGCTGTCACTGAACTCGCTTACCTGTGGTGCAAACAGATCAGCGGTACACATCAGCCCCGGTATCAGCAATAGTGGCTCAGGCATCCCAACCATCCAGCATGAGTTGCGACAGCGCCATATAGTCATCGCGCAGCGGTGTCGACTTCCGCCATGCCATGGCGACCGTCCGCGACGGCTGCGGGTCGGCAAACCGCAACAGCCGGATACGGCTGTCGGGTGCCTGCTCGCGAATACACATTTCCGGCAGAAGCGTCACACCATGGCCGTTTGCAACCATCTGCACGATGGTGCTCAGTGACGACGCCCCCATGGCGCGAGACAGTTTCGACGTGCCGATATTGCAGTAATTCAACACCTGCTCGCGCAGGCA
The Anderseniella sp. Alg231-50 DNA segment above includes these coding regions:
- a CDS encoding alpha/beta fold hydrolase; the protein is MPEPLLLIPGLMCTADLFAPQVSEFSDSRHVVVADHTGADDMHAIACQILDQAPDRFALAGLSMGVYLALEIMAVAPERVTRLALLDGKARPDTADELAGRKSLLKMADEGRYLNITYDILLSRLVAAGRSLEPELRDTIVQMATDTGVAVFRRQMAAIISRRDYRAGLSGISCPTLILTGLLDEITPPDYAREVAGQIPHARLELVAGCGHLSTLEAPAVVNAAMRQWLDEM